In Parus major isolate Abel chromosome 1, Parus_major1.1, whole genome shotgun sequence, the following proteins share a genomic window:
- the RGCC gene encoding regulator of cell cycle RGCC isoform X1, with product MKSPPAQRPAGQAPGEDGGGLAEALGEFDAVLAEFSCPAGRRRFFYGEHLERMKRRSSASVSDSSGLSDSERTVRCVSRITWTERASQNVLPTTGADSLYRNSFSLSDEKLNSSTASTPSLPSPSVTPCKAKLGDTKELEDFIADLDRTLESM from the exons ATGAAGTCTCCTCCAGCCCAGCGCCCGGCGGGGCAAG CGCCGGGGGAGGACGGCGGGGGCCTGGCGGAGGCGCTGGGCGAGTTCGACGCGGTGCTGGCCGAGTTCTCCTGCCCCGCCGGCCGGCGCCGATTCTTCTACGGCGAGCACCTGGAGCGCATGAAGCGGCGGAGCAGCGCCAGCGTCAGCGACAGCAGCGGCCTCAGCGACTCCGAGA GGACTGTCCGCTGCGTCTCCAGAATCACCTGGACAGAGCGAGCGAGCCAAAACGTGCTTCCCACAACAG GTGCAGATTCCCTCTACAGAAATAGTTTCAGTCTCAGTGATGAAAAGCTGAACTCTTCAACTGCATCTACTCCAAGCTTGCCATCCCCTTCAGTAACTCCTTGTAAAG CAAAGCTTGGAGACACAAAAGAACTGGAGGACTTCATTGCTGATCTTGACAGGACTCTAGAAA gTATGTGA
- the RGCC gene encoding regulator of cell cycle RGCC isoform X2 — protein MKSPPAQRPAGQAPGEDGGGLAEALGEFDAVLAEFSCPAGRRRFFYGEHLERMKRRSSASVSDSSGLSDSESADSLYRNSFSLSDEKLNSSTASTPSLPSPSVTPCKAKLGDTKELEDFIADLDRTLESM, from the exons ATGAAGTCTCCTCCAGCCCAGCGCCCGGCGGGGCAAG CGCCGGGGGAGGACGGCGGGGGCCTGGCGGAGGCGCTGGGCGAGTTCGACGCGGTGCTGGCCGAGTTCTCCTGCCCCGCCGGCCGGCGCCGATTCTTCTACGGCGAGCACCTGGAGCGCATGAAGCGGCGGAGCAGCGCCAGCGTCAGCGACAGCAGCGGCCTCAGCGACTCCGAGA GTGCAGATTCCCTCTACAGAAATAGTTTCAGTCTCAGTGATGAAAAGCTGAACTCTTCAACTGCATCTACTCCAAGCTTGCCATCCCCTTCAGTAACTCCTTGTAAAG CAAAGCTTGGAGACACAAAAGAACTGGAGGACTTCATTGCTGATCTTGACAGGACTCTAGAAA gTATGTGA
- the RGCC gene encoding regulator of cell cycle RGCC isoform X3, whose translation MKSPPAQRPAGQAPGEDGGGLAEALGEFDAVLAEFSCPAGRRRFFYGEHLERMKRRSSASVSDSSGLSDSERTVRCVSRITWTERASQNVLPTTGRLHDHLVHEGSLHL comes from the exons ATGAAGTCTCCTCCAGCCCAGCGCCCGGCGGGGCAAG CGCCGGGGGAGGACGGCGGGGGCCTGGCGGAGGCGCTGGGCGAGTTCGACGCGGTGCTGGCCGAGTTCTCCTGCCCCGCCGGCCGGCGCCGATTCTTCTACGGCGAGCACCTGGAGCGCATGAAGCGGCGGAGCAGCGCCAGCGTCAGCGACAGCAGCGGCCTCAGCGACTCCGAGA GGACTGTCCGCTGCGTCTCCAGAATCACCTGGACAGAGCGAGCGAGCCAAAACGTGCTTCCCACAACAG GTCGTTTGCATGATCATCTTGTTCATGAAGGTTCTTTACATCTTTGA